The following is a genomic window from Mesotoga sp. UBA6090.
GGTCTGCCATGACCAAAGTGAGGTCGAACCCCTTTTCAGCAAGCGAATAGGACTCAATATCACCTATATAGAGATACTCTTGATCTACAGCAATATTCAATTTCATATCTGAGGGCAGCAGCTGTGGAAGGACTTTTTCGATGGCAGTCTTCAGTGTTTTTGGATTTTCAATCGGACCAAAAACAGCGACCAAACGATCCTTGCCCTCTGAGTCGACCCATACAGCCAGCCCAAAATCTCCGTCAAAAACCTTGTATATATCCTTGGGATCGAGACCGTTGTTGTAAGCTAGCATTTCGACGTACTGGGCTATCAGCTGCTCTATAGCAAGCTGGTTAAGAACCATATCCATGAGAACGGTTTGCTTTGTCTCATCGTAATTCTCTTTCAGATTCTCAACGACGAGAATACTATGAGACTCTGCAGGGAGTCTATCAGCCATAGAATAAACGTTGGCAAGTGTCAAAGACCCGATGATTAGTAAAACGAATACTATAAACCTCTTCATTTATGCACCTCCAAGATCGCATTCCAGATTTCGAAGTAAAAACTGGCGAATCTGTTCTTACTGTGATTCTACCACTTGACGCAAACTAGATGAATCCTGCTTGTGATCTTTTCGAGAAATTTGCTTCATCACTCCAGTAAGAAATGACTTAGAGGTTTTGAGTCATCTCGAAAGAGTATAATAGATGCGAAAAGAAGTTGCGAAGATTTTGATTGAGTATCAGAAAGGATTGAAGTGAGGGACTTTACTTGAGATTTATTAGACTTGTGCAGAACGATCTTCTTCTCATTTTGAAATCAAGGGCCTTCCTTCTAGTGCTGGTGTTACTGCCAGTACTACTGGCGTCAATCTCCGCTATAACTTCTGACACTGGTGGTTATTCCGATCTAAGAATTGGAATTATTAACGAAGATAAGACTTTCATAGGGCTTTTCTTCATTCAGTATGCCAATTCAATGATTAAGGGAGAGAATATCATACAGTTGTCTGGCAGGGAGGAAATCGATTCAGTAATAGACACACTGGACGGTGTCTTCATAATCCCTAGGGGATTTGCGAACAAACTTCTCTTTCAGGAACCTTCTGAGCTAGTTTTCATACCAAATCCCGGCTCTATGCAGACCGCAGTTGCAGTCTATCAGGTCTTGAGTAATGTATTGAGGGAATTCAAGGCTCTCCCCGTGGTGGCGGATCCCGAATTCATGAAGACCGTAGATATTGATCCAAATTATGTGGCTCCTTCTCTTACAGTGGAAGGGATTTCTGAATCGAAACTCAGTTTCTCTTCTCTTCTCTTCCCAATAGTGCTGGTTACAACGATAATGTTTATGACATCAATAGGTGCTGCAACAGGTATCTTTGAAGATAGAAGAAACGGCGTAATCGACCTTCTGAGACTTTCAAATATCGGGTCAATAGAGTATATAGGCGCTAAGGTAGTAAGCTTCATGTTGTTCTCGACGGCACAGGTCCTGATATTCATGGTAGCTGGAAGGTTTTTTGGACTGGAAGTAGCATCCAACGTACTGCTCTATTTG
Proteins encoded in this region:
- a CDS encoding ABC transporter permease — translated: MRFIRLVQNDLLLILKSRAFLLVLVLLPVLLASISAITSDTGGYSDLRIGIINEDKTFIGLFFIQYANSMIKGENIIQLSGREEIDSVIDTLDGVFIIPRGFANKLLFQEPSELVFIPNPGSMQTAVAVYQVLSNVLREFKALPVVADPEFMKTVDIDPNYVAPSLTVEGISESKLSFSSLLFPIVLVTTIMFMTSIGAATGIFEDRRNGVIDLLRLSNIGSIEYIGAKVVSFMLFSTAQVLIFMVAGRFFGLEVASNVLLYLAVIEVYIFLFTSLGLLIGTVLNSSRSAQLTSISIVTTLLVLSGILVPHSMFPDWLESFSRNLPTTSLLVLLQGISMLDFSPSQAVIPCVVNLSIAVVITITAGLMSMREDISLAD